The following are from one region of the Chromobacterium phragmitis genome:
- a CDS encoding DUF1622 domain-containing protein: MWISPQQAGAEELVQNLVLWLKLAVEAGGALAIAAGVLLVAARAARQRLAGRGGDYNQLRLTFARFLALALELQLAADILSTAVAPSWDQIGKLGAIAVLRTALNYFLAREIRETEAGRAAA, translated from the coding sequence ATGTGGATATCCCCGCAGCAGGCCGGCGCGGAAGAGCTGGTGCAGAATCTGGTGTTGTGGCTGAAATTGGCGGTGGAGGCCGGCGGCGCGTTGGCGATCGCGGCAGGGGTCTTGCTGGTGGCGGCCCGAGCCGCCAGGCAGCGCCTGGCGGGCCGCGGCGGCGACTACAACCAGCTGCGGCTGACTTTCGCCCGCTTCCTGGCGCTGGCGCTGGAGTTGCAGCTGGCGGCCGACATTCTGTCCACGGCGGTGGCGCCCAGCTGGGACCAGATCGGCAAGCTCGGCGCCATCGCCGTGCTGCGCACCGCGCTCAACTATTTCCTGGCGCGCGAGATCCGCGAGACCGAAGCCGGGCGCGCGGCGGCCTGA
- a CDS encoding diacylglycerol kinase, with translation MGKLQESPFKGKTGITRLINAFGYSLDGLKAALRHEDAFRQLSLLALILIPMAFVVHATPLARALLVASSLATLIIELLNSAIEAAVDHTSLERHPLAKRAKDMGSAAQLLGLINLATVWGIVLFG, from the coding sequence ATGGGAAAATTGCAGGAAAGCCCGTTCAAGGGCAAGACGGGGATCACCCGGCTGATCAACGCCTTCGGCTACTCGCTGGACGGCTTGAAGGCGGCGTTGCGGCATGAGGACGCCTTCCGCCAACTGAGCCTCCTGGCGCTGATTCTGATTCCCATGGCCTTCGTCGTCCACGCCACGCCGCTGGCGCGCGCGCTGCTGGTGGCCAGCAGCCTGGCCACGCTGATCATCGAATTGCTCAATTCCGCCATCGAGGCGGCGGTCGATCACACCTCGCTGGAACGCCACCCGCTGGCCAAGCGCGCCAAGGACATGGGCAGCGCCGCCCAGCTGCTGGGCTTGATCAATCTGGCCACGGTCTGGGGCATCGTGTTGTTCGGCTGA